A genomic window from Cytobacillus suaedae includes:
- a CDS encoding deoxynucleoside kinase, with the protein MSHTPFITVEGPIGVGKTSLAKSISEHFQYALLKEIVDENPFLGKFYENIDEWSFQTEMFFLCNRYKQLEDINDLFLQRQQAVVSDYHIIKNIIFAERTLKAPQFSKYLQIYQILTQDMPVPNIIVYLNASLDTLLKRIQMRGRDIEKNIDPAYLLQLSADYEQTMREFERTYPNIPVIRINGDELDFVQNKLDLDYILTKIQNTITEGVEQNEFAK; encoded by the coding sequence ATGAGCCACACACCTTTTATTACTGTAGAAGGTCCTATCGGTGTTGGTAAAACCTCACTCGCTAAATCCATATCAGAACACTTCCAGTATGCTTTATTAAAAGAAATTGTTGATGAAAATCCATTTCTTGGGAAGTTTTATGAAAATATAGATGAGTGGAGCTTTCAGACAGAAATGTTCTTTTTATGTAATCGATATAAACAGCTTGAGGACATTAACGACTTATTTTTACAGAGGCAACAAGCTGTAGTAAGTGATTACCATATCATTAAAAATATAATCTTTGCAGAGAGAACTTTAAAAGCTCCTCAATTTAGCAAATACCTTCAAATCTATCAAATCCTTACTCAGGATATGCCTGTACCAAACATAATTGTTTATTTAAATGCTAGCCTTGATACACTACTCAAGCGTATTCAAATGCGTGGGCGCGATATTGAAAAAAACATTGATCCAGCTTATTTACTACAACTTTCAGCAGACTATGAACAAACCATGCGAGAGTTCGAGCGTACCTATCCAAACATTCCTGTTATTCGAATTAATGGGGATGAGTTAGACTTCGTACAAAATAAGCTAGATTTAGACTATATCTTAACTAAAATACAGAATACAATTACTGAAGGAGTCGAACAGAATGAATTTGCGAAGTAA
- the dnaX gene encoding DNA polymerase III subunit gamma/tau, producing the protein MAYQALYRVYRPKTFQDVVGQEHITKTLQNALLQEKFSHAYLFSGPRGTGKTSAAKIFSKAVNCERAPISEPCNECDSCRGISDGSISDVIEIDAASNNGVDEIRDIRDKVKYAPSAVKYKVYIVDEVHMLSIGAFNALLKTLEEPPKHVIFILATTEPHKIPLTIISRCQRFDFRRINAQAIVQRMKVIIENQEIEVEEQALHVIARAAEGGMRDALSLLDQAISYSDEVVRFEDVLSITGSVSQTFLTNLVEAIDQKNVQVALKTLDELMNHGKDPLRFIEDLIFYYRDMLLYQTAPNLEETLERVMVDDHFTALAEKIHKGSIYEIIDILNKCQQEMKWTNHPRIFLEVAIVKLCQQDGLQEVQTVPQIDTLLNRITQLENELQHLKEKGIAVSNDGTAQPERKPQKTAARSGYKTPTGRLIEILKHATRPDLELLKSKWGAMLEQLRQQNKVSHAALLIDSEPVAASNTAFVLKFKYEIHCKMVAENNNNVRDNLENILFELTNKRFEMVAVPDDEWGKIREEFLRGQRSEETSNEEEEEDPLIAEAKKIVGTELIEIQE; encoded by the coding sequence GTGGCGTATCAAGCATTATATCGTGTTTATAGACCAAAAACATTTCAAGATGTCGTAGGACAAGAGCATATTACGAAAACACTGCAAAATGCCCTTCTACAGGAAAAATTTTCACATGCTTATCTATTTTCTGGCCCTAGAGGTACAGGTAAGACAAGTGCTGCGAAAATCTTTTCAAAAGCAGTAAACTGTGAAAGAGCACCCATATCTGAACCGTGTAATGAGTGTGACTCATGTAGAGGAATCTCAGATGGTTCTATTTCAGACGTTATTGAAATAGATGCTGCATCCAACAATGGTGTTGATGAAATTCGTGATATTCGGGATAAAGTGAAGTATGCACCAAGTGCAGTTAAGTACAAGGTCTATATTGTTGATGAAGTACATATGCTTTCGATTGGTGCGTTTAATGCATTATTAAAAACACTAGAAGAACCACCAAAACATGTTATTTTTATTTTAGCAACGACCGAACCACATAAGATTCCTCTAACAATCATTTCTAGGTGCCAGCGCTTTGATTTTAGACGAATTAATGCTCAGGCTATTGTTCAAAGAATGAAGGTTATTATTGAAAATCAAGAAATCGAAGTAGAAGAGCAAGCCTTACACGTTATTGCACGAGCAGCTGAAGGTGGAATGCGAGATGCTCTTAGCTTGTTGGATCAAGCCATTTCTTATAGTGATGAAGTAGTTCGGTTTGAAGATGTTCTATCTATAACAGGTTCAGTGTCACAAACATTCTTAACGAATTTGGTAGAGGCCATTGATCAAAAAAATGTCCAAGTAGCATTAAAAACGTTAGATGAATTGATGAACCATGGGAAAGATCCTTTAAGGTTTATAGAAGATTTAATTTTTTATTACCGTGATATGCTTCTTTACCAAACAGCTCCAAATCTTGAAGAGACACTTGAGCGTGTGATGGTCGATGATCACTTTACTGCTCTTGCTGAAAAAATACATAAAGGTTCAATCTATGAAATAATAGATATACTAAACAAATGTCAGCAGGAAATGAAGTGGACAAATCACCCTCGAATTTTCTTAGAAGTTGCTATCGTAAAATTATGTCAACAAGATGGGTTACAAGAGGTGCAAACTGTACCACAAATTGATACACTATTGAATAGAATAACTCAATTAGAAAATGAACTTCAACACCTGAAAGAAAAAGGAATTGCAGTTTCAAATGATGGAACTGCTCAACCTGAGCGCAAGCCGCAGAAAACAGCAGCTAGAAGCGGGTATAAAACACCAACTGGAAGGTTGATTGAGATTCTGAAGCATGCAACACGCCCAGACTTAGAATTACTAAAGTCAAAGTGGGGGGCAATGCTTGAACAATTAAGGCAACAAAATAAGGTATCACATGCAGCATTACTAATTGATAGTGAACCAGTAGCAGCTTCAAATACAGCATTCGTTTTAAAATTCAAATATGAAATTCATTGTAAAATGGTCGCTGAAAACAATAATAATGTTCGCGATAACCTTGAAAACATTTTATTTGAATTAACGAATAAGCGATTTGAAATGGTTGCAGTCCCTGATGATGAATGGGGTAAAATAAGAGAAGAGTTTTTACGTGGGCAACGTAGTGAAGAAACTAGCAATGAGGAAGAAGAAGAAGATCCACTTATTGCAGAAGCAAAGAAAATTGTAGGTACGGAGCTCATTGAAATACAAGAATAA
- a CDS encoding deoxynucleoside kinase: MNLRSKYNIPANSVITIAGTVGVGKSTITKALANSLGFRTSFEKVDTNPYLDMFYADFKRWSFHLQIYFLAERFKEQKKIFEYGGGFIQDRSIYEDTGIFARMHYEKGTMTPIDYETYTNLFEAMVMTPYFPHPDLLVYLEGSLDDILSRIKERGRPMEQQTPVEYWEEMHERYEKWINSFTACPVLRININEYDLIEQEQSIEPIIEKISNALNQHSLLVKR, encoded by the coding sequence ATGAATTTGCGAAGTAAATACAATATACCGGCAAACTCGGTTATTACCATTGCTGGTACAGTTGGAGTTGGAAAATCTACAATTACGAAAGCCTTAGCAAATTCCTTAGGGTTCCGCACTTCTTTTGAAAAAGTAGATACAAACCCCTATCTAGATATGTTCTATGCTGATTTTAAAAGATGGAGTTTCCACCTTCAAATCTATTTTTTAGCTGAACGCTTTAAGGAGCAGAAAAAGATTTTCGAATATGGAGGTGGATTTATTCAGGACCGTTCCATTTATGAAGATACAGGTATTTTTGCTAGAATGCATTATGAAAAAGGAACAATGACACCAATTGATTATGAAACATATACTAACCTTTTTGAAGCAATGGTGATGACTCCTTATTTCCCACATCCAGATTTACTAGTCTACCTTGAAGGAAGTCTAGATGATATATTATCTCGTATAAAAGAACGTGGACGTCCAATGGAACAACAAACTCCTGTTGAATATTGGGAAGAGATGCACGAAAGATATGAAAAATGGATTAATAGCTTTACTGCCTGTCCTGTACTTCGAATTAATATCAATGAGTATGATTTAATTGAACAAGAACAATCAATTGAACCGATTATTGAAAAAATCTCAAATGCATTAAATCAACATTCTTTATTAGTAAAAAGATAA
- the tadA gene encoding tRNA adenosine(34) deaminase TadA, producing MYNDEHFMRLAILEAKKAETINEVPIGAIIVMDNKIIASAHNLRETEQRSIAHAELLAIDQACKMVGSWRLEEATLYVTLEPCAMCAGAIVLSRVKRVVYGARDPKGGCAGTLMDLLQEERFNHQSEVVQGVLEEECGSLLSDFFKRLREQKKQKKQSKLEP from the coding sequence ATGTACAATGACGAACATTTTATGAGGTTGGCTATCCTTGAGGCAAAAAAAGCTGAAACAATCAATGAGGTACCGATTGGCGCAATAATCGTAATGGACAATAAGATAATTGCTTCAGCACATAATCTACGAGAAACTGAACAACGATCCATTGCACATGCGGAATTACTTGCAATAGATCAGGCATGTAAAATGGTTGGTTCATGGAGATTGGAAGAAGCAACGTTATATGTTACACTAGAGCCTTGTGCTATGTGTGCAGGAGCTATTGTATTATCGCGTGTAAAAAGAGTCGTCTATGGAGCAAGAGACCCTAAAGGTGGATGTGCTGGTACATTAATGGATTTACTGCAGGAAGAGCGCTTTAATCACCAGTCTGAAGTTGTGCAAGGTGTTCTTGAAGAGGAATGTGGTTCATTGCTAAGTGATTTCTTTAAACGTTTACGGGAGCAAAAAAAACAAAAGAAACAATCTAAATTGGAACCTTAG
- a CDS encoding glycoside hydrolase family 18 protein, whose protein sequence is MQIHVVQTGQSLTGIASAYNTTVEDIVEANEIPDPSSLAVGQAIVIPIIGRFYWVQPGDNLWSIGQRFGISYQQLAQVNQIPTNVPLRVGTKLYIPDLPKPNVETNAYVEPLGGTVTPALERAAREAAPYLTYLAPFSFQIQRDGSLKEPLLNNFPEIAGQNNVTLMMVVTNLEEGQFSDELGRIVLTDQAVQDKLLDTIVQKAKQYGFRDIHFDMEYLRPEDREAYNTFLRKAKQRFSAQGWLMSTALAPKTSAGQKGRWYEAHDYRAHGEIADFVVIMTYEWGYSGGPAMPVSPIEPVREVLEYALSEMPSNKIMMGQNLYGYDWTLPFVEGGEYAKAVSPQRAIELAKQYNVPIEYDQKAQAPHFNYVDAEGKEHEVWFEDARSIQAKFDLIKELKLRGISYWKLGLPFPQNWLLITENFNVVKR, encoded by the coding sequence ATGCAGATCCATGTAGTCCAAACAGGACAAAGTTTAACTGGTATTGCTTCTGCTTATAACACAACCGTTGAGGATATCGTAGAAGCAAATGAGATTCCAGATCCATCATCACTAGCAGTAGGTCAGGCTATTGTAATTCCAATCATCGGCAGATTTTACTGGGTACAACCTGGAGATAACCTTTGGTCAATCGGACAACGCTTTGGAATTAGCTATCAGCAGCTCGCTCAAGTAAACCAAATTCCTACAAACGTTCCTTTACGTGTAGGCACTAAACTTTACATCCCTGACCTCCCTAAGCCAAATGTTGAAACAAATGCCTATGTTGAACCTCTGGGTGGAACAGTAACACCAGCACTAGAACGTGCAGCACGAGAAGCAGCCCCATACCTAACATACCTAGCACCTTTTAGCTTCCAAATCCAACGTGACGGTTCACTAAAGGAACCCCTTCTAAATAATTTTCCTGAGATTGCTGGACAAAATAACGTTACCTTAATGATGGTTGTAACAAATTTAGAAGAAGGTCAGTTCAGCGATGAATTAGGTAGAATTGTTTTAACAGATCAGGCTGTACAAGATAAATTATTAGATACCATTGTCCAAAAAGCAAAGCAATATGGCTTTAGAGATATTCATTTTGATATGGAATATCTACGACCAGAGGACCGTGAAGCCTATAATACGTTTTTACGTAAAGCAAAACAGCGGTTTAGCGCACAGGGTTGGTTAATGTCTACGGCACTAGCTCCAAAAACGAGTGCGGGACAAAAAGGGCGCTGGTATGAAGCACATGATTACCGAGCTCATGGTGAAATTGCCGATTTTGTCGTTATAATGACGTACGAATGGGGCTATAGTGGTGGCCCTGCTATGCCTGTATCACCTATTGAGCCAGTAAGAGAGGTTCTAGAATATGCACTATCTGAAATGCCATCCAATAAGATTATGATGGGCCAAAACTTGTATGGATATGACTGGACACTACCATTTGTTGAAGGTGGAGAGTACGCAAAGGCAGTGAGCCCACAGCGTGCTATCGAATTAGCAAAACAATATAATGTTCCTATCGAGTACGATCAAAAAGCACAAGCACCTCATTTTAACTATGTTGATGCAGAGGGTAAAGAGCATGAGGTTTGGTTTGAGGATGCTAGATCCATTCAGGCTAAGTTTGATTTAATTAAGGAGTTAAAATTGAGAGGAATAAGTTATTGGAAGCTAGGTCTTCCTTTCCCACAAAATTGGTTATTGATCACCGAAAATTTTAATGTTGTAAAAAGATAA
- a CDS encoding cysteine hydrolase: MINDFKFGYGPVLAEKALTMSDSILKLKQQFKQQNLPVIYINDHYNLWQANLPRLLDHCTNKQSEPILKKLAPQEDDYFLIKPKHSAFYNTSLETLLRELSIDTIVLTGIAGNICVLFTANDAYMRGYKLIIPRDCIASNDSRDNEYALIMMKNVLKAHLITTNEMIESLSDE; this comes from the coding sequence ATGATTAATGATTTTAAATTTGGATATGGCCCCGTCTTGGCAGAAAAAGCACTAACTATGAGCGACTCTATTTTAAAACTAAAACAACAATTTAAGCAACAAAATCTCCCGGTTATATACATAAATGATCACTATAACCTCTGGCAAGCTAATCTTCCACGTTTACTTGATCACTGTACAAATAAACAAAGTGAACCTATCCTGAAAAAGCTTGCTCCACAAGAAGATGATTACTTTCTCATTAAACCAAAGCACTCTGCATTTTATAATACATCCTTAGAGACGTTATTGCGTGAGCTTTCCATTGATACAATCGTTCTTACTGGAATCGCTGGGAACATTTGTGTACTTTTTACTGCTAATGATGCTTATATGAGAGGATACAAGCTTATTATTCCACGCGATTGTATTGCTTCAAATGATTCTCGCGATAATGAATATGCTTTAATAATGATGAAAAATGTATTAAAAGCACACCTCATTACGACAAACGAAATGATTGAATCTTTATCAGATGAATAA